One Prolixibacteraceae bacterium DNA segment encodes these proteins:
- a CDS encoding MlaD family protein: protein MIKNKRNIRIGLVFVITLVVFVLGLNFLKGKGIFFGDNRYHAYYEDINGLVESSPILYKGLKVGVVSKIEIDTEKDRMIVALDVRDDLPLGREVIAKIVSTDFLGSKAVRLENVTSDPSGSNKVLKGAVEPDLVSELNKRLSPLQKHVETLVLDADSTMTALNNILTPETQLDISNSISNLNNITRDLSEVLKVNKNHFNHVVANSEAITDSIKGTLLNVNVLIHELQSVASTLNNSGIDSLVLDLRTIAGKLAKGKGTAGKLLNEEGVYNELEKTIKGVNSLVEDFKKYPERYVQLSAVSLGRKVFLVDLDNLKLKSGISLAVTIENHLVKEENMKLLVDYRLNNKKDLWISNYFDDLSYARKEFDKIKVFFPSANLVAYKGKREVSLDKAFD from the coding sequence ATGATAAAAAATAAGAGAAATATTAGAATTGGGTTGGTCTTTGTTATCACTCTTGTTGTTTTTGTTCTAGGTCTTAATTTTTTGAAGGGTAAAGGGATTTTTTTTGGAGATAATCGTTACCATGCATATTATGAAGATATTAATGGACTTGTTGAAAGTAGTCCGATTCTTTACAAAGGGTTAAAAGTTGGTGTTGTTTCTAAAATTGAAATAGATACTGAAAAGGATCGAATGATTGTTGCTTTGGATGTAAGAGACGATCTTCCTTTAGGTCGTGAGGTGATTGCAAAGATCGTAAGTACAGATTTTTTGGGTTCTAAAGCAGTTCGTCTTGAGAATGTGACTTCTGATCCGAGTGGATCGAATAAAGTCTTAAAAGGAGCAGTAGAGCCTGATTTGGTTTCAGAACTGAATAAACGACTTTCTCCTCTTCAGAAGCACGTAGAGACTTTGGTTCTTGATGCAGATAGTACTATGACGGCTTTAAATAATATTCTTACACCAGAAACCCAACTAGATATTTCGAACTCCATCTCTAATCTTAATAATATTACACGAGATTTATCCGAGGTGTTGAAAGTAAATAAGAATCACTTTAATCATGTTGTTGCAAATTCGGAGGCAATTACAGACTCTATTAAAGGAACTTTACTGAATGTGAACGTGTTGATTCATGAACTACAGTCTGTAGCATCTACTCTAAACAATAGTGGTATTGATTCTCTTGTTTTAGATCTACGTACTATAGCAGGAAAGTTGGCTAAAGGAAAAGGTACTGCGGGCAAACTTCTGAACGAAGAAGGTGTTTATAATGAATTGGAGAAGACGATCAAAGGGGTAAACTCTTTAGTTGAAGACTTTAAGAAATATCCAGAAAGATACGTTCAATTGAGTGCCGTAAGTTTAGGAAGAAAGGTGTTTCTTGTTGATTTGGATAATTTGAAACTGAAATCTGGCATTTCATTAGCTGTTACGATTGAAAATCATTTGGTGAAGGAAGAGAATATGAAGCTTTTGGTAGATTATCGATTGAATAATAAAAAGGATCTATGGATATCAAACTATTTTGATGATTTATCTTATGCTCGAAAAGAATTTGATAAAATAAAAGTATTCTTCCCATCGGCAAATTTAGTTGCTTATAAAGGGAAACGTGAAGTTTCTTTAGATAAAGCGTTTGACTAA
- a CDS encoding N-acetylmuramoyl-L-alanine amidase gives MKITVLNTNVYLNLTKIGVVLFFTCFSTLSLFATAKRSEFVLVIDAGHGGKDPGAIRNKTFEKDVVLNLSLVLHNRLKNYKNLRVIMTRMDDRFVELNRRAEIANSAKADLFISIHANSCRNPKIKGTEIYTLGVGALDRENEVAKNENSVILLEDNYESTYENFDPFSPESYIMMTMVKDENFQQSIYFTELMNEELNKHKLKNRGVKQAGFLVLRKTDMPSVLIEVGYLSNAEEALEMKSSDYINQRAQIITKSVLRYIKKQGGVVYKTKNSGFSLDKAKKSIKTDVSQMSYAIQVAASGHAISLEKFEELTGNVIEIKEGKWYRYYYGNFKSFEIAKDNLKSVKQFVNSAFVVGLTKSGKRKIIK, from the coding sequence ATGAAAATCACTGTTTTAAATACGAATGTCTATTTAAATTTAACGAAGATAGGTGTTGTTTTGTTTTTCACTTGTTTCTCAACTTTATCTCTTTTCGCAACAGCTAAAAGATCGGAGTTTGTTTTGGTTATTGATGCAGGTCATGGTGGAAAAGATCCAGGGGCAATACGAAATAAAACATTTGAAAAGGATGTGGTTTTAAATTTGTCCCTAGTTTTGCATAATAGATTAAAAAATTATAAAAACTTGAGAGTTATCATGACTCGAATGGATGATAGATTTGTAGAATTAAATAGGCGTGCAGAGATTGCTAATTCGGCTAAGGCAGATCTCTTTATATCTATACATGCAAACTCATGTCGTAATCCAAAAATTAAAGGGACGGAGATCTACACTTTAGGTGTGGGTGCACTCGATCGAGAGAATGAGGTTGCTAAGAATGAAAATAGTGTAATTTTGCTTGAGGATAATTATGAATCAACGTATGAAAACTTTGACCCATTTTCTCCAGAATCGTATATAATGATGACGATGGTTAAGGATGAAAATTTTCAACAAAGTATATATTTTACCGAGTTGATGAATGAAGAGCTTAATAAACATAAATTGAAAAACAGAGGAGTTAAACAGGCTGGATTTTTGGTTTTAAGAAAGACAGATATGCCAAGTGTATTGATTGAAGTTGGATATCTTAGTAATGCCGAAGAAGCTTTGGAGATGAAGAGTAGTGATTATATTAATCAACGTGCTCAAATCATAACAAAATCAGTTCTTCGATATATTAAGAAGCAAGGAGGAGTAGTCTATAAAACAAAAAATAGTGGTTTTTCGTTAGATAAAGCAAAGAAGTCAATTAAAACTGATGTTTCTCAGATGTCTTATGCGATTCAGGTTGCTGCTTCTGGTCATGCTATTAGTCTTGAGAAGTTTGAAGAATTAACAGGGAATGTCATAGAAATAAAAGAGGGTAAATGGTATCGTTATTATTATGGAAATTTTAAATCATTTGAAATAGCAAAAGATAATTTGAAAAGTGTCAAGCAATTTGTGAATAGTGCTTTTGTGGTTGGTTTGACAAAAAGTGGTAAGAGAAAGATTATCAAATAG
- a CDS encoding LPS-assembly protein LptD gives MKKNSFILSFILCFLWINTLVQAKLESHINYSFVIQDSIYVVQDSLKIKQDTTRNDSIAKKSNTIDAQIISTGKDSIVVMPRKGKTVYYGDASVIYKDLSLKAAYIEMTMDSSEIFAKGMPDSTGTIIGKPIFKQGSDEFDAETIRYNFKTKKGIVSGVVTEQEGGTVKGGKTKMLNDSVFCMVNGRYSTCDHIDHPHFYLQLTKAKVIKNKKIISGPAYLVIEDVSLKFLFIPFGYFPNQKKYSSGILIPSYGEEQNRGFFLRDLGYYWAASPYFDFQALTDIYSNGSWGIKGKSSYKKRYKFNGNFNLQYYSNIFGEKGITTGKLAYRKQNQFSVRWNHSQDSKANPTQNFSASVNLSSQSFNQDNATNYNDYLSSTQNSSISYSKNWPGTPFSFTSTLNASQNTSDSTINLTLPNISFNMSRVRPFKRENMVGGAKWYDNLSLSYSLTMANSINTKQDQLMSSSLSKDWRNGVKHSIPISTSVRFLKYITATPSFSYNERWYTYSSEQYRMSDGKVGKDTIPGFTRDFDYSFSIGTSTTLYGMYQPISKNSKIKGIRHVMRPSISLSYRPDFSDPKYGMYGSYIDKNGKEVKYSYHSDGIYGYAGSGKSGTISFSLDNNIEMKVLNTKDTTSNEPYKKIPLLDQLSFNTSYNLMADSLNLSPIQVRGRTKVAGININFGTTLDPYYFDKNAGTRVNKFLVNETGRLVRATNANLSFGMDFHSKKGEAKKNNDSDKQVEDPYMHMTHNYADFDVPWNFSFDYALNYSHYDPRNDASISQTLNFNGDFNLTKKWKFSFNSGYDLQKREFTFTRFSIFRNLHCWQMSFDMVPFGYRQSYTFTIQASSSMLKDLKLTKRKSFYDKQY, from the coding sequence TTGAAGAAAAATAGTTTTATATTATCTTTTATTTTATGCTTTCTATGGATCAACACCTTAGTCCAAGCAAAACTTGAAAGCCACATCAATTACTCATTCGTAATTCAAGACTCTATATATGTAGTACAAGATTCTCTAAAAATCAAACAAGACACTACACGAAACGATTCCATTGCAAAAAAGTCAAACACCATTGATGCACAAATCATATCAACGGGAAAAGATTCCATTGTCGTTATGCCTCGTAAAGGGAAAACAGTCTATTATGGAGACGCATCTGTGATTTACAAAGACCTCTCTTTAAAAGCTGCTTACATTGAGATGACCATGGATAGTTCTGAAATATTTGCAAAAGGGATGCCTGATTCTACAGGAACTATTATTGGAAAACCTATTTTCAAACAAGGTAGTGATGAATTTGATGCAGAAACCATACGTTATAATTTTAAAACAAAAAAAGGGATTGTCTCGGGCGTGGTAACAGAACAAGAGGGAGGAACAGTAAAAGGAGGAAAAACAAAAATGCTTAATGATTCTGTTTTTTGTATGGTTAATGGAAGATACTCAACATGCGATCACATCGACCATCCCCACTTTTATCTTCAATTAACTAAAGCAAAAGTCATTAAGAATAAAAAAATTATCTCGGGACCTGCTTATTTGGTCATAGAAGATGTATCATTAAAATTCCTATTTATCCCATTTGGATATTTTCCAAACCAAAAGAAGTATTCTTCAGGTATTTTAATCCCATCCTATGGTGAAGAGCAAAACAGAGGATTCTTTTTACGTGATCTAGGATATTATTGGGCAGCAAGCCCATATTTCGACTTCCAAGCTCTAACGGATATATACTCTAACGGATCATGGGGTATCAAGGGAAAATCATCTTATAAAAAAAGATATAAATTTAATGGCAATTTCAACCTTCAATACTATAGCAATATTTTTGGAGAAAAAGGAATAACAACTGGAAAGCTAGCTTATCGAAAACAAAATCAGTTTAGTGTAAGATGGAATCACAGTCAAGATTCAAAAGCTAACCCTACGCAAAATTTTAGTGCTTCGGTAAATCTTTCATCTCAATCTTTTAATCAAGATAATGCAACAAACTATAACGACTACCTTTCTAGTACACAAAACTCTAGTATATCATACTCTAAAAACTGGCCTGGAACTCCATTTAGTTTCACATCAACCTTGAATGCATCACAAAACACGAGTGATAGTACAATAAACTTGACATTACCAAACATCTCTTTTAACATGTCAAGAGTACGTCCTTTTAAACGTGAAAATATGGTTGGTGGAGCAAAATGGTATGACAACCTTTCATTAAGTTACTCTTTGACAATGGCCAATAGCATCAACACCAAACAGGATCAACTAATGAGCTCATCTCTCAGTAAAGATTGGAGAAACGGTGTAAAGCATAGTATTCCTATTTCTACAAGTGTTCGATTCTTAAAATATATCACCGCTACGCCAAGTTTCTCATATAACGAAAGATGGTATACCTATTCCTCAGAACAATATAGGATGTCAGACGGAAAGGTTGGAAAAGATACAATTCCTGGGTTTACTAGAGATTTTGACTACTCTTTTAGCATTGGAACAAGTACGACTCTTTATGGTATGTACCAACCAATTAGCAAAAATTCTAAAATTAAAGGAATTCGACATGTAATGCGACCGTCAATCAGCTTAAGTTACCGTCCTGATTTTAGTGACCCTAAATATGGAATGTATGGTAGCTATATTGACAAAAATGGGAAAGAGGTAAAATATTCATACCATAGTGATGGTATTTATGGATATGCTGGATCAGGTAAATCGGGAACTATTTCATTCTCACTGGACAACAACATAGAGATGAAAGTACTTAACACCAAAGACACAACTTCGAATGAACCGTATAAGAAGATCCCTCTTTTAGATCAACTCTCGTTTAACACAAGCTATAATTTAATGGCTGATTCATTGAATCTTTCACCAATTCAAGTGAGAGGTAGAACCAAAGTAGCTGGAATAAACATTAATTTCGGTACCACTCTTGATCCATACTACTTTGATAAAAATGCAGGAACAAGAGTTAATAAATTTCTTGTCAATGAAACAGGACGTTTGGTTAGAGCAACAAACGCAAACCTCTCTTTCGGTATGGACTTTCACTCTAAAAAAGGAGAAGCAAAGAAGAATAATGACTCTGACAAACAGGTGGAAGATCCCTATATGCACATGACGCATAATTACGCAGATTTTGACGTACCTTGGAATTTCTCATTTGATTATGCGCTTAACTACTCCCATTACGATCCGAGAAACGATGCAAGTATTTCTCAAACACTAAATTTTAATGGGGACTTTAACCTAACAAAGAAATGGAAGTTCTCATTCAATTCAGGATACGATCTTCAAAAACGTGAGTTCACATTTACTCGCTTTAGTATCTTTAGAAACTTACATTGTTGGCAAATGTCATTTGATATGGTTCCTTTTGGTTATCGTCAAAGTTACACATTTACCATTCAAGCAAGTTCTTCAATGCTTAAAGATCTAAAACTAACGAAAAGAAAATCGTTCTACGATAAACAGTACTAA
- a CDS encoding RluA family pseudouridine synthase, whose translation MKKKNSDFHNKSKRNTTEYKVGEETSLMEFLQTKFPDRSRNSIKQLLHNQVILVNDEVATKHDHAIKNGDVITLLPVKKVKNKRIRGIEILFEDKSLLIINKPAGLSSMPYGHGLKDSVFSILTYYVKGKSKRHEIYNIHRIDKDISGIMVWAKNELIAEQIKESWMTTPPKRGFFAIVEGQISQNKGKITSFLKETPQKIVKSKQDISFGKEATTNYEVIDAKGAFTLMKFWTKQPFKHQFRVHAKELNAPILGDKLYGSKRNNLKRMALHFGELKMIHPVTNKTIDIDTDVPSDYQKLF comes from the coding sequence ATGAAAAAAAAGAACTCAGATTTTCACAATAAATCTAAACGTAATACGACCGAGTATAAAGTAGGAGAAGAAACTTCTTTAATGGAATTTTTACAAACTAAATTTCCTGATCGAAGTAGAAATTCAATCAAACAACTACTCCATAATCAAGTCATATTAGTAAATGATGAGGTTGCGACAAAACATGACCATGCCATAAAGAATGGAGATGTGATTACACTTCTTCCTGTTAAAAAGGTAAAGAACAAACGTATTAGAGGTATTGAAATCCTTTTTGAAGACAAATCTCTATTGATTATAAATAAACCTGCTGGTTTGTCTTCAATGCCATATGGACATGGATTAAAAGACTCTGTTTTCTCCATACTTACGTACTATGTGAAAGGCAAAAGTAAACGTCATGAGATCTACAATATCCACCGTATCGATAAAGATATCTCTGGAATTATGGTTTGGGCAAAAAATGAGCTTATTGCCGAGCAGATAAAAGAGAGTTGGATGACAACTCCTCCTAAAAGAGGCTTTTTTGCAATTGTAGAAGGACAGATTAGTCAAAACAAAGGAAAAATAACCTCATTTTTAAAAGAGACACCACAAAAAATTGTCAAATCAAAACAGGACATTTCCTTTGGTAAAGAGGCGACAACAAACTATGAGGTTATAGATGCCAAAGGGGCTTTTACACTAATGAAATTTTGGACTAAACAACCATTTAAACATCAATTTAGAGTACATGCAAAAGAGCTCAATGCTCCTATTCTTGGAGACAAATTGTATGGTTCAAAGAGAAATAATCTAAAAAGAATGGCTCTTCATTTTGGGGAGCTTAAGATGATCCATCCTGTAACAAATAAAACGATTGATATCGATACAGATGTCCCTTCAGACTATCAAAAGCTATTCTAA
- a CDS encoding arylsulfatase, with the protein MNYSKLFIGLLSLHLVTGCKTEDKRPNIVYILADDLGYGDLGIYGQTKIETPNIDRLAKDGIRFTQHYAGAPVCAPSRCVLLTGKHGGHAEIRGNDEWTSRGDVWSYEACERDSTLEGQRPLSDMTTIFPALLQKAGYRTGMIGKWGLGAPQTSATPIQKGFDFFYGYNCQRNAHTYYPMHLYDGDHRVYLNNRSVAPHSKLAKGADPNISESYADFNLNDYSPDLMFGKMIEFIDDTPRDSPFFMYWASPIPHVPLQAPQRWVDYYRKKFGDEKPYLGTSGYFPVQYPKATYAAMISYLDERVGQLIDHLKKTGRYENTLIVFASDNGATFNGGTESKWFDSNGPFKNEYGWGKCFVHEGGIRVPMIASWPSKIKTNQISDHISSFYDVFPTICDITRLDYDRSELDGISFYPTLMGDNQNQKEHEYLYWEFPELKGEQAVRKGNWKAIRKNIKAGNMKIELYDLSKDIQELHDVADKYPEITKEMAQIMKESHETPVNKSFVLKALEQ; encoded by the coding sequence ATGAACTACTCTAAACTATTTATAGGACTGTTGTCTTTGCATCTGGTCACAGGCTGTAAGACCGAAGATAAAAGGCCAAATATTGTATATATACTTGCAGATGATCTCGGCTATGGAGATCTTGGGATATATGGACAAACGAAGATCGAAACACCCAATATTGATCGCCTAGCAAAAGATGGTATACGTTTTACCCAACACTATGCTGGTGCTCCAGTATGTGCTCCATCACGCTGTGTTTTGTTGACTGGAAAACATGGAGGTCATGCTGAAATAAGAGGCAATGATGAGTGGACCTCACGAGGAGATGTTTGGAGTTATGAAGCTTGTGAACGAGATTCTACTCTTGAAGGGCAAAGACCACTAAGCGATATGACCACGATCTTTCCTGCGCTTTTACAAAAAGCAGGTTATCGTACAGGAATGATTGGGAAGTGGGGTTTAGGAGCTCCTCAAACGAGTGCTACACCGATTCAAAAAGGGTTTGATTTCTTTTATGGTTATAATTGCCAGAGAAATGCTCATACATACTATCCGATGCATCTGTATGATGGGGATCATAGAGTATATCTGAATAATCGATCTGTAGCTCCACATTCCAAGCTTGCTAAAGGTGCTGATCCGAATATAAGTGAATCGTATGCTGATTTCAATTTAAATGACTACTCTCCAGATCTTATGTTTGGAAAGATGATTGAGTTTATTGATGATACTCCTAGGGATTCTCCATTTTTTATGTATTGGGCTTCGCCTATTCCACACGTGCCATTACAAGCACCTCAAAGGTGGGTTGATTATTATCGAAAGAAGTTTGGGGATGAGAAACCTTATCTTGGGACAAGTGGATATTTTCCTGTTCAATACCCGAAAGCAACTTATGCTGCGATGATAAGTTATTTGGATGAAAGAGTTGGACAGTTGATAGACCACTTAAAAAAGACTGGAAGGTATGAGAATACATTAATCGTCTTTGCATCAGATAATGGTGCAACATTTAATGGAGGAACGGAGTCTAAATGGTTTGATAGTAATGGTCCTTTTAAAAATGAGTATGGTTGGGGTAAATGTTTTGTTCATGAAGGAGGGATTAGAGTTCCAATGATTGCTTCATGGCCAAGTAAGATTAAAACGAATCAGATTTCTGATCATATTTCATCTTTCTATGATGTTTTCCCAACGATTTGCGATATCACTAGGCTTGATTATGATCGTTCTGAACTTGATGGAATATCATTCTACCCCACTCTTATGGGAGATAATCAAAATCAGAAGGAGCATGAATATCTTTACTGGGAATTTCCTGAGTTGAAGGGAGAGCAGGCAGTTAGAAAAGGAAATTGGAAAGCGATACGAAAAAATATTAAAGCGGGGAATATGAAAATAGAGCTATATGATCTATCTAAAGATATTCAGGAGCTTCACGATGTTGCAGATAAATATCCAGAGATAACAAAAGAGATGGCACAGATTATGAAAGAGTCACATGAAACTCCCGTGAACAAGAGTTTTGTGTTAAAGGCACTTGAACAGTAG
- a CDS encoding sodium-translocating pyrophosphatase — MEMTLFWIVPVASILALSFAYFFYKNMVKQDEGTPEMKRIAKHVRDGAKAYLKQQYKVVAWVFLALCILFAWMAYGPGLQNKWVWFAFLTGGFFSGLAGFIGMRTATMASARTANAARESLNSGLKIAFRSGAVMGLVVVGLGLLDISVWFVLLQYAFDSLPVAEKMTVLTTTMLTFGMGASTQALFARVGGGIFTKAADVGADLVGKVEAGIPEDDPRNPATIADNVGDNVGDVAGMGADLYESYCGSILATAALGASAYHLSEQAQFNAVIAPMLIAAVGIILSIVGIFLVRTDENATQNQLLRSLGKGVNFSSVLIAIFSFGIIYLLDMNLWIGGSIVVGLIVGLIIGKSTEYYTSQAYRPTQKIAESAETGPATVVISGIGTGMISTAIPVMAIVVGIMLSFLFASHFSFDNIGLGLYGIGIAAVGMLSTLGITLATDAYGPIADNAGGNAEMSRLGEEVRKRTDALDSLGNTTAATGKGFAIGSAALTGLALLASYIEELKVGLLRLGNEVLVVDGVDIPLHKANFVDFMHYYEVNLMNPKVLVGLFIGSMMAFLFCGLTMNAVGRAAQKMVEEVRRQFKTFPGILKGEQEPDYARCVEISTKGAQVEMIWPSILAIIVPILVGLVLGVSGVMGLLVGGLASGFVLAVFMANAGGAWDNAKKYVEEGNLGGKGSDVHKATVIGDTVGDPFKDTSGPSLNILIKLMSMVSIVMAGVTVAFHLL, encoded by the coding sequence ATGGAAATGACACTCTTTTGGATCGTACCTGTTGCGTCTATTCTTGCTCTCTCTTTTGCATATTTTTTCTATAAAAATATGGTGAAGCAGGATGAAGGTACTCCTGAAATGAAACGTATTGCAAAACACGTTAGAGATGGAGCTAAAGCTTATTTAAAGCAACAATATAAAGTGGTTGCTTGGGTGTTCTTGGCTCTGTGTATTTTATTTGCATGGATGGCCTATGGGCCTGGATTGCAAAATAAGTGGGTTTGGTTTGCATTCTTGACTGGAGGTTTTTTCTCAGGACTTGCTGGGTTTATAGGAATGCGTACTGCTACTATGGCTTCCGCAAGAACGGCGAATGCTGCTCGTGAGTCATTAAATTCTGGACTCAAAATTGCTTTCCGTTCTGGAGCGGTAATGGGGCTTGTGGTCGTTGGACTTGGCTTGCTAGATATTTCCGTTTGGTTTGTACTTCTTCAATATGCGTTTGATTCTCTACCTGTAGCCGAAAAAATGACTGTACTAACGACTACGATGTTGACTTTTGGTATGGGTGCTTCTACTCAGGCTCTTTTTGCACGTGTTGGCGGTGGTATTTTTACCAAAGCTGCGGATGTAGGTGCCGATTTAGTTGGAAAAGTGGAAGCAGGTATTCCTGAAGATGATCCACGTAATCCTGCTACAATTGCTGATAATGTAGGAGATAATGTAGGAGATGTTGCTGGTATGGGGGCCGATTTGTATGAATCCTATTGTGGTTCTATTTTGGCGACTGCTGCTCTTGGTGCCTCAGCTTATCATCTTTCTGAACAGGCTCAGTTTAACGCAGTAATTGCTCCTATGTTGATCGCGGCGGTGGGTATTATATTGTCTATTGTCGGGATCTTTTTGGTTCGAACCGATGAGAATGCTACCCAAAATCAATTGCTTCGTTCTTTAGGAAAAGGGGTTAATTTCAGCTCGGTGTTAATCGCTATTTTCTCCTTTGGTATCATATACCTTTTGGATATGAATTTATGGATTGGAGGATCGATTGTTGTGGGATTGATCGTTGGTTTGATTATCGGTAAAAGTACTGAATATTATACTTCACAAGCTTATCGACCAACCCAAAAAATAGCAGAGAGTGCTGAGACAGGCCCTGCGACGGTTGTGATCTCAGGTATTGGTACTGGAATGATCTCTACTGCAATCCCCGTGATGGCAATCGTTGTTGGAATTATGTTGTCGTTCTTATTTGCATCTCATTTTAGTTTTGATAATATTGGCCTTGGTCTTTATGGAATTGGCATTGCAGCGGTTGGAATGCTCTCCACTTTGGGGATTACGTTGGCGACCGATGCTTATGGCCCGATAGCGGATAATGCTGGAGGAAATGCTGAAATGAGTCGTCTTGGAGAAGAGGTTCGAAAAAGAACGGATGCACTTGATTCTTTAGGAAATACTACTGCTGCAACAGGTAAAGGGTTTGCTATTGGTTCTGCTGCTTTAACAGGTTTAGCTCTTTTGGCTTCTTATATTGAAGAGCTTAAGGTCGGGTTATTGCGTTTAGGAAATGAAGTGTTGGTTGTAGATGGGGTAGATATACCTCTTCATAAAGCAAATTTTGTGGATTTTATGCACTATTATGAAGTGAACTTAATGAATCCCAAGGTGCTTGTTGGACTTTTTATTGGTAGTATGATGGCTTTCTTATTTTGTGGATTGACAATGAATGCTGTGGGTCGTGCTGCACAAAAAATGGTTGAGGAGGTACGTAGACAATTTAAGACTTTTCCTGGTATATTAAAAGGAGAACAGGAGCCGGATTATGCTAGGTGTGTAGAGATCTCTACCAAAGGAGCACAGGTTGAGATGATCTGGCCATCTATATTGGCAATAATAGTTCCGATACTTGTTGGTCTTGTATTAGGTGTTTCTGGAGTAATGGGGTTGCTTGTTGGAGGATTGGCAAGTGGTTTCGTCCTAGCAGTGTTTATGGCAAATGCTGGCGGTGCTTGGGATAATGCTAAGAAATATGTAGAAGAAGGTAATCTAGGTGGAAAAGGAAGTGATGTTCATAAAGCAACAGTTATCGGAGATACTGTTGGTGATCCTTTTAAAGATACTTCTGGTCCTAGCTTAAATATTTTAATTAAATTGATGAGTATGGTATCTATTGTAATGGCTGGAGTGACTGTTGCGTTCCATCTTTTATAG
- a CDS encoding IS630 family transposase, producing MLLPSSRSKALNVIGAMNRKNEIFYEVHETTINSDILISFIDKLCNQITKKTILVLDNAPIHRSKKFKAKIEEWNALDLYIYFIPPYSPELNIIEILWKHIKYFWLEFKAYESYNSLKKCLLETLGAFGLEHTINFA from the coding sequence ATATTACTTCCGTCATCAAGAAGTAAAGCTCTTAATGTTATAGGAGCAATGAATCGTAAAAATGAGATATTTTATGAAGTACATGAAACAACAATTAATAGTGATATTTTGATCTCATTTATAGATAAGTTATGTAATCAGATAACAAAGAAAACAATACTAGTCCTTGATAATGCGCCTATTCATAGATCCAAAAAATTTAAAGCAAAAATAGAAGAATGGAATGCTTTAGATCTTTATATCTATTTTATTCCTCCATATTCTCCAGAACTTAATATCATAGAAATACTTTGGAAACACATCAAATACTTTTGGCTTGAGTTTAAAGCATATGAAAGCTACAATTCTCTGAAAAAATGTCTATTGGAAACACTAGGAGCATTTGGTTTAGAACATACCATTAATTTTGCATGA
- a CDS encoding alpha/beta fold hydrolase, whose product MKNISFYSEKSKISGLLYTPDNFNEHHTYSAILLCHGFAGIKELLVDNYAKEFAKHGFVAMSFDYRGFGESEGETVIDPLNQIQDIYNASEYLRHQTFVDTNNLSLWGSSLGGANAILASAMDSTYASICVQLTFGNGERVVTQGDEATKEATLGMIRKLWGREVLNNKGMMVPLNKMLHDEQSLIFLKENAEAFPALLSKIPFSTLKNTFRLKAEKFIPLVEAPILIVGAENDDVNPIMESHHLYEKAIEPKELLIIEEAGHYDAYRGNAFDMIVKKQIAFFKSNKKQQK is encoded by the coding sequence ATGAAAAACATATCATTTTATTCAGAAAAATCGAAAATTTCAGGACTACTATATACACCAGATAATTTTAATGAACACCATACCTATTCAGCAATACTTCTATGTCATGGATTTGCTGGAATCAAAGAACTTCTAGTGGACAATTATGCAAAAGAGTTTGCTAAGCATGGTTTCGTTGCAATGTCTTTCGATTACAGAGGCTTTGGAGAGAGCGAGGGAGAAACGGTTATCGATCCTCTGAATCAAATACAAGACATCTATAACGCATCAGAATATCTTCGACACCAAACATTTGTCGACACAAACAATCTTTCTCTTTGGGGGTCATCACTAGGAGGTGCCAATGCTATTCTTGCATCTGCAATGGATTCAACCTATGCAAGCATCTGTGTTCAACTGACTTTCGGAAATGGAGAGAGGGTGGTTACCCAAGGAGATGAAGCAACGAAAGAAGCAACACTTGGAATGATACGCAAACTTTGGGGTAGAGAAGTATTAAACAACAAAGGAATGATGGTGCCATTAAATAAGATGCTACATGACGAGCAATCATTAATTTTTTTGAAAGAAAATGCAGAAGCATTTCCTGCGCTATTATCTAAAATACCATTTAGCACGTTGAAAAATACATTTAGACTCAAAGCAGAGAAATTCATACCCTTAGTAGAAGCACCAATCCTAATTGTAGGTGCTGAAAATGACGATGTCAATCCCATAATGGAGAGCCATCATCTATATGAAAAAGCAATCGAACCCAAAGAACTTCTTATCATAGAAGAAGCAGGACATTATGATGCATACAGAGGAAATGCATTTGATATGATTGTTAAAAAACAGATTGCATTCTTCAAATCAAATAAAAAACAACAAAAATAA